A region of Leishmania donovani BPK282A1 complete genome, chromosome 7 DNA encodes the following proteins:
- a CDS encoding PIF1 helicase-like protein, putative: MTTPDAVGAAAAQDVSSPRRSSVACPLTVSTTEHVAVLTAPENGQDAEEVHSCVTLSSTATSPGTSPVAAVLPPLPQQRRVLLSSSSNERQYTSPATAPHTEEAAQLLSCSSSSPSIITVFTPPAMTRETAADAPFSMSPAPSKPPAGPSAATATAMMTCHARALSDAEKEGVGHEARARPYMLLDSDCGGRSADCAAGTPAASTESEQQGRSLHETETRAPPANGPVCDVEDAEEAAPAAPSAIITPAAAERALSSEQRYAFHAAVKEHRSVFITGGAGTGKSHLLRTIIRALPSSCTFVTATTGIAALNLSGSTLHSFVGCGIPSRNSKGDSLLSIVLSKQRCVRSWRTCRVLIIDEVSMLEPSFFDVVDYIARHVRNRPHEPFGGIQLILSGDFLQLPPVSRERRGSSPQFCFETEAWWRVNPRVCLLSTPFRQRSLRFFAILNEMRVGELQPDSVELLYSMDTTERVHFVRRTGIATDVKVEDDHGPPEVVRVGLKRAADVSAEAAVRSAAACKTEMSATSMRRTRLELVNGLGRAMDAPFDGYTILRSTRAEVDAENERYYRQLNTEIFMYHGFHTGKGDFPDSSLTRIVHLRKGCRVMLIKNFDPRLGLVNGSTGTITDFVSFANGYLFKTQGISADDARSICVGRGTMMDQRHTMLPVVAFGLRCADGTVATRELVVEPQEWKEMLGSREVSRSVQIPLILAYAITIHKSQGMSLTQVDIDFKKVFESGQSYVALSRCTDMESVRLHGFDAHRVSANPTALAYYKALALQQERLRWRRTHVPRMVEAEEAMEAFSCTPYGYVLLNEAETLARHGREDRATGFSTSFNSFASTSTSSSRSPASDGDCLKPEDFDDENWAAVKVVGKERRDGGGDGCTQRRREKHHRHREGHACADDHSAGRTRAYARDGLDGEPSDGSDDDGDDMNETTRLDKLRRRIVPLLTTAAMVKRLVTRQAMPLHRVRNSRIVVDAHALFQLVAGPESAAAFDVLFGQQDNMMRVPLCVHTLVTEAAAYRSCSESLSQSVSPHQPVDGLRSSRGDALVGYDTCRGSLGGAGCEPFDAPLLAASHAAAEALAVMERAKQDFILDVQRPEQTCALPAADPGWLRFTVVLPLLRHRQAKARTKDGPGVDAASDAGGACREVDFILNRDPREILHHRAILEYAMYLQASFGEDVVICTDSVLLAAYAFAWRLRVASIDYLCGDNSGADGVAT, translated from the coding sequence ATGACAACGCcggacgccgtcggcgctgctgccgcacaggATGTAtcatcgccgcggcgcagctctgtAGCATGCCCCTTGACGGTGTCGACCACAGAGCACGTGGCGGTGCTCACCGCCCCCGAGAACGGCCAggatgcggaggaggtgcatAGTTGCGTGACATTGTCCTCCACGGCAACTTCTCCAGGAACGTCTcctgtggcagcggtgttgccgccactgccacagcagcggcgggtgctCCTGTCATCGTCCAGCAACGAACGCCAATACACGTCGCCGGCAACGGCACCGCATACGGAGGAggccgcgcagctcctctccTGTAGCAGTTCTTCCCCCAGCATCATCACGGTGTTCACCCCGCCTGCGATGACGAGAGagaccgccgccgacgcgccgTTTTCCATGAGCCCGGCGCCGTCGAAACCTCCCGCCGGACCCtcggccgcgacggcgacagccaTGATGACGTGCCACGCCAGAGCATTGAGCGACGCCGAAAAGGAAGGCGTGGGACACGAAGCCCGTGCCCGGCCCTACATGCTGCTCGACTCGGACTGCGGTGGTAGATCCGCCGACTGTGCCGCCGGCACTCCGGCGGCGTCAACAGAAAGCGAGCAGCAGGGCCGCTCATTGCAcgagacagagacacgcgcaccgccagcgaACGGCCCGGTCTGCGACGTTGAAGAcgctgaggaggcggcgccagcagctccgtcagcCATCAtcacgccagcggcggcggaacgCGCGCTATCGAGTGAGCAGCGCTACGCCTTCCACGCGGCAGTAAAGGAGCACCGGAGTGTGTTTATcactggcggcgccggcaccggcaagtcgcacctgctgcgcaccatTATTCGCGCCCTACCCTCCTCGTGCACGTTCGTCACCGCGACGACAGGCATTGCCGCTCTCAACCTCAGCGGCTCGACGCTGCACAGCTTCGTCGGCTGCGGCATCCCCAGTCGAAACAGCAAGGGCGACAGTCTGCTGAGCATCGTTCTCAgcaagcagcggtgcgtgcgcagctggcgcactTGCCGCGTACTGATCATAGACGAAGTGTCTATGCTCGAGCCAAGCTTCTTCGACGTGGTCGACTACATCGCTCGACACGTGCGCAACCGCCCGCACGAGCCGTTCGGCGGCATTCAGCTCATCCTCTCGGGCGACTTCCTCCAGCTCCCACCGGTGTCGCGCGaacggcgcggcagcagcccgcAGTTCTGCTTCGAGACGGAGGCGTGGTGGAGGGTGAACCCGAGGGTATGCCTGCTCTCAACGCCGTTCCGCCAACGCAGCCTGCGCTTCTTTGCCATCTTGAACGAGATGCGCgtcggcgagctgcagccgGACTCGGTCGAGCTGCTCTACTCGATGGACACGACGGAGCGGGTGCACTTTGTGCGGCGCACGGGCATCGCCACAGATGTGAAGGTGGAGGACGACCACGGACCACCGGAGGTGGTGCGAGTGGGCCTCAAGCGAGCGGCGGACGTGagcgccgaggcggcagtacgcagcgcagccgcctgcAAGACGGAGATGTCGGCTACGAGTATGCGACGGACACGGCTGGAGCTCGTCAACGGCCTCGGGCGCGCCATGGATGCCCCGTTCGACGGCTACACAATCCTTCGTTCCACCCGCGCCGAGGTGGACGCGGAAAACGAACGGTACTACCGCCAGCTCAACACCGAGATCTTCATGTACCACGGCTTCCACACGGGCAAGGGTGACTTTCCGGATAGCTCACTGACAAGGATTGTGCACCTGCGCAAGGGCTGCCGTGTTATGCTCATCAAAAACTTCGACCCTCGGCTAGGGCTCGTcaacggcagcaccggcaccatCACCGACTTCGTGAGCTTCGCCAACGGTTACCTGTTCAAGACGCAGGGCAtcagcgccgacgacgcaCGATCCATCTGCGTTGGGCGAGGCACGATGATGGACCAGCGGCACACGATGTTGCCGGTTGTCGCCTTcgggctgcgctgcgctgatGGCACCGTGGCGACACGCGAGCTCGTTGTGGAGCCGCAGGAGTGGAAGGAGATGCTTGGGTCGCGCGAGGTGTCACGCTCTGTGCAGATCCCGCTCATCCTTGCCTATGCCATCACTATCCACAAGTCGCAAGGGATGTCGCTGACGCAGGTGGACATCGACTTCAAGAAGGTATTTGAGTCTGGCCAGTCGTACGTGGCGCTGTCGCGGTGCACTGATATGGAGAGCGTGCGGCTGCACGGATTCGATGCCCATCGCGTCAGCGCAAACCCCACCGCTCTCGCGTACTACAAGGCGCTGGCTCTGCAGCaagagcggctgcggtggcgtcgcaCTCATGTGCCGCGGATGGTGGAGGCCGAGGAAGCCATGGAGGCGTTCAGCTGCACCCCGTATGGGTACGTGCTTCTCAACGAGGCCGAGACGCTGGCGCGACACGGGAGGGAGGACCGCGCGACCGGGTTCAGCACCAGCTTCAATAGTTTCGCGTCCACGTCCACGTCGTCCAGCCGCTCCCCGGCATCCGACGGGGACTGCCTCAAGCCGGAGGACTTCGACGACGAGAACTGGGCCGCCGTGAAGGTGGTGGGGAAAgagcggcgcgacggcggcggcgacggatGCACGCAGAGGCGACGCGAAAAGCACCACCGGCACCGAGAAGGCCACGCATGCGCGGACGATCATAGCGCGGGGCGCACTCGCGCATATGCGCGTGACGGGCTCGACGGGGAGCCGAgtgacggcagcgacgatgacggcgacgacatgAACGAGACAACGCGGCTAGAcaagctgcggcgccgcatcgtgccgctgctgacgacggcggccatgGTGAAGCGCCTCGTCACACGTCAAGCAATGCCGCTACATCGCGTCCGTAACTcgcgcatcgtcgtcgacgcgcacgcgctaTTTCAGCTCGTGGCGGGGCCGGAgtccgcagcggcgtttGATGTGCTCTTTGGCCAGCAGGACAACATGATGAGGGTGCCGTtgtgcgtgcacacgctcgtcacggaggcggcggcgtaccGGAGCTGCTCCGAGTCCCTCAGCCAGTCGGTGTCACCGCATCAGCCCGTGGACGGGTtacgcagcagccgcggcgacgccctCGTGGGCTACGACACCTGCAGAGGAAGCTTAGGTGGGGCGGGGTGCGAACCGTTCGATGCCCCGCTGCTCGCAGCCTCCCACGCGGCAGCCGAGGCTCTTGCGGTGATGGAGCGGGCGAAGCAGGACTTCATTCTCGACGTGCAGCGACCAGAGCAAACatgcgcgctgccggcggcggacCCTGGCTGGCTGCGGTTCAcagtggtgctgccgctgctccgccatcGACAGGCGAAGGCCCGAACGAAGGACGGGCCCGGTGTCGATGCTGCGAGTGACGCGGGCGGTGCGTGCCGCGAGGTGGACTTCATCCTCAACCGCGACCCCCGCGAGAttctccaccaccgcgccatCCTCGAGTATGCCATGTACTTGCAGGCCTCCTTCGGCGAAGACGTCGTTATCTGCACGGACTCCGTTCTACTGGCCGCGTACGCCTTtgcgtggcggctgcgcgtcgcGTCGATAGACTACTTGTGCGGCGATAACAGCGGTGCCGATGGCGTGGCTACTTGA
- a CDS encoding RNA binding protein-like protein: MMQEFHAFSVSPNKEHKLEIPAGCGFHLSVVSLPRGTNGKSTVYVSADGKSYALASLDSQQNVLQAPTDLIFNYQQQVIFFAKGSATVHCVGYRQELDFSDDDDAPFAMESGSDDDTRDAKKAAVKLPADAITDAETAKRKPAAAAAATESVSEDEEDEDEDEELADSAEEASADAASDEGSDGEEIEEDEDEEEENDEEYDDDDEIDSDIAKEPRGMQARHVDPTAPSSEDEEDGTDGNDDEESDEEMDSDDLAAMEEDEEDVDDDDDEDIDDDDKEEAEPPMKVIRAEGRPSGGSLQSRPSAGGSPQGLKKNGSGSSQGRPNGHSPQGRPSAGGSPQGLKKNGSGSSQGRPNGHSPQGRRGF; this comes from the coding sequence ATGATGCAGGAGTTCCACGCGTTCTCGGTGTCCCCAAACAAGGAGCACAAGCTAGAGATCCCGGCGGGGTGCGGCTTCCACCTCTCTGTCGTTTCGCTGCCGCGAGGCACCAACGGCAAGTCGACGGTTTACGTGTCGGCGGATGGCAAGTCGTACGCGCTGGCCTCTCTCGACTCTCAGCAGAACGTTCTTCAGGCACCTACCGACCTTATCTTCAACTACCAGCAGCAGGTCATCTTTTTCGCGAAGGGCTCGGCGACAGTGCACTGCGTCGGCTACCGCCAGGAACTGGATttcagcgacgacgacgatgcgccTTTCGCCatggagagcggcagcgatgacgacaCCCGTGACGCTAAGAAGGCGGCGGTAAAGCTGCCGGCAGATGCCATCACGGATGCTGAGACGGCAAAGAGAAaacccgctgctgctgcggctgccaccgAGAGCGTCTCCGAGGATGAAGAGGATGAGGATGAAGATGAGGAGCTGGCCGATAGCGCCGAGGAAGCGTCTGCAGATGCGGCGTCCGATGAAGGGAGCGACGGAGAAGAAAtagaggaggacgaggacgaggaagaagagaatgATGAGGAgtacgacgacgatgacgagaTCGACAGCGACATTGCCAAGGAGCCGAGGGGGATGCAGGCCCGCCACGTTGACCCCACCGCCCCTTCTtcggaggacgaggaggatggcACCGATGGcaacgatgacgaggagagCGATGAAGAGATGGACAGTGATGACCTCGCCGCTAtggaagaggacgaggaggacgtcgatgacgatgacgacgaggacatcgatgacgatgacaaggaggaggcggagccgcCGATGAAGGTGATACGCGCAGAGGGTCGTCCCAGCGGCGGCTCTCTGCAGAGTCGCCCGAGCGCTGGCGGCTCGCCGCAGGGCCTCAAGAAGAACGGTAGTGGTTCTTCGCAGGGCCGCCCTAACGGCCACTCCCCGCAGGGCCGCCCGAGCGCTGGCGGCTCGCCGCAGGGCCTCAAGAAGAACGGTAGTGGTTCTTCGCAGGGCCGCCCTAACGGCCACTCCCCGcagggccgccgcggcttctGA